The Ascochyta rabiei chromosome 10, complete sequence genome has a window encoding:
- a CDS encoding Required for respiratory growth protein 9 mitochondrial — MNCHLCAQKTLRLFVRSVTYVKPSFGTRQVHNKYSRPSDPFPDARPSHRTRDAPSRSPKAVATTTFDESTAEWTEGRSNRPAWQAEKEAMKRKLNGEAWNPRKKLSPDTMEGIRHLHQTQPAKFTTPVLAEHFKVSSEAIRRILKSKWRPSDEEHDERMQRWDKRGERIWSNLVEMGIKPPKKWRDMGVGRADNGNRRPIWKSRKRNQIEIKDSAPETFLPEEDIIPTVDASGNRKTKTNIPLSDRL, encoded by the coding sequence ATGAACTGTCATTTGTGCGCACAAAAGACACTCCGACTCTTCGTTCGCTCTGTCACATATGTAAAGCCGTCATTTGGCACACGACAAGTGCACAACAAGTACAGCCGGCCATCAGATCCCTTCCCTGACGCTCGTCCATCGCACAGGACACGCGACGCTCCCTCAAGGTCGCCAAAAGCAGTCGCAACCACAACCTTCGATGAGAGCACAGCAGAATGGACGGAGGGGCGCTCGAATCGTCCAGCGTGGCAAGCCGAGAAGGAGGCCATGAAGAGGAAGCTCAACGGAGAAGCCTGGAATCCGCGCAAGAAACTGTCGCCTGACACCATGGAAGGCATACGGCATCTGCATCAGACCCAACCTGCCAAGTTCACAACACCGGTACTCGCCGAACATTTCAAGGTTTCATCCGAAGCCATACGGCGCATTCTGAAGAGCAAGTGGCGGCCGAGCGACGAGGAACACGATGAGCGAATGCAGCGCTGGGATAAGCGAGGCGAGAGGATCTGGTCGAACCTGGTGGAGATGGGCATCAAGCCGCCGAAGAAGTGGAGGGACATGGGTGTTGGTCGTGCGGACAATGGTAATAGACGGCCTATTTGGAAGTCAAGGAAGAGGAACCAGATCGAAATCAAGGACAGCGCTCCTGAAACATTTCTTCCCGAGGAAGATATTATACCGACCGTCGACGCGTCGGGGAACCGAAAGACGAAGACAAACATACCACTGTCAGACAGGCTATAA
- a CDS encoding Iron-sulfur assembly protein 1, protein MQTATAYQPSTLQPPPPPPRTFGVPDTSIAGGASEVKSWTASRLAPEQQSQTQTQERPNASIPEGEAQKTQAAPIKPARPRRYNFGPRKATIKISQSAVQHLRDLLNQPEPKLIRIGTRAKGCSGLAYHLEYVDKPSKLDEQVEQDGVRVLIDNKALLNIIGSEMDWLDDKLNQRFIFKNPNITEQCGCGESFSVS, encoded by the exons ATGCAGACTGCAACTGCCTACCAGCCCTCGACACTGCAGCCTCCTCCGCCGCCACCACGAACCTTTGGCGTTCCGGACACATCGATAGCGGGCGGCGCATCCGAGGTCAAATCTTGGACAGCGTCGCGGCTGGCCCCAGAACAACAGAGCCAGACACAGACGCAAGAGCGACCAAATGCCAGCATACCGGAAGGCGAAGCACAAAAGACACAGGCCGCGCCGATCAAGCCAGCTCGGCCACGGCGATACAACTTTGGGCCGAGAAAGGCGACGATCAAGATCTCACAATCTGCCGTCCAACACCTAAGAGATCTACTCAATCAGCCAGAACCGAAGCTCATTCGGATCGGAACAAGGGCAAAGGGCTGCTCTGGGCTGGCTTATCATTTGGAGTACGTGGACAAGCCATCGAAGCTGGACGAGCAAGTGGAGCAGGATGGCGTAAGGGTTCTGATCGACAACAAGGCGCTCTTGAACATCATTGGAAGCGAGATGGACTGGCTGGATGACAAGCTGAACCAGCGTTTCATTTTCAAGAACCCAAACATAA CGGAGCAATGTGGCTGCGGAGAGTCGTTCAGTGTGTCGTGA